The following DNA comes from Pseudomonadota bacterium.
GTCGCTCTCCGTGCTGGGCGTGGACGGCACCATGAAGAAGTGGGGGCGCATGGCCCCCGACCTCGTGGGAAGCGTCTACGCCAAGACCGGCACGCTCGACGGCGTGAGCACGCTGGCCGGATACGTGCCCATGCCCGACCGGCGGCTCGCCGCGTTCGCCATCCTCGCCAACGGCCTCCCCAAGGGGCCGTGGGCGGCGAAGGAGGCACAGCTCAAGGTGGTGAGATCGATAGCGGGGGGACAGAGATGATACAGACCC
Coding sequences within:
- a CDS encoding D-alanyl-D-alanine carboxypeptidase yields the protein SLSVLGVDGTMKKWGRMAPDLVGSVYAKTGTLDGVSTLAGYVPMPDRRLAAFAILANGLPKGPWAAKEAQLKVVRSIAGGQR